One part of the Fibrobacter sp. genome encodes these proteins:
- a CDS encoding M48 family metalloprotease yields MSDGVLLTVLLVAELAFRLLVEIRERRITQLRGGAFAVLRLIPLVNDIVPLPESRKAPAECDFVKAHEFGHRDLHHGVLRNLVKIVFLILALWFFTFMLNRCGQPLLLAVLWLHLAAIPFRIFFHWYCWTQEYEADHYAFKQVGRQKTKEAMRNLVECEIVYSRFFALMYREHPTALMRRIKLLGK; encoded by the coding sequence ATGTCTGATGGCGTTTTGCTGACAGTCCTTCTCGTTGCAGAACTGGCTTTCCGCTTGCTCGTGGAAATTCGCGAGCGCCGGATTACCCAGCTTCGGGGTGGCGCCTTTGCTGTACTTCGACTGATTCCTCTTGTAAACGACATCGTGCCTCTGCCCGAAAGTCGCAAGGCTCCCGCCGAATGCGACTTCGTGAAGGCACATGAATTCGGCCATCGGGATTTGCACCACGGCGTTCTTCGCAATCTGGTGAAGATCGTGTTCTTGATACTTGCCCTCTGGTTCTTCACCTTCATGCTGAATCGCTGCGGACAGCCCTTGCTACTTGCTGTTTTGTGGCTTCACCTGGCGGCAATCCCCTTCAGGATTTTCTTCCATTGGTACTGCTGGACTCAGGAATACGAGGCGGACCATTATGCCTTCAAGCAGGTTGGTAGGCAGAAGACCAAGGAAGCCATGCGCAACCTGGTGGAGTGCGAGATTGTCTACTCCAGGTTCTTCGCGCTGATGTACCGCGAGCATCCCACGGCCTTGATGCGCCGCATCAAACTTCTCGGAAAATAA